The following proteins are encoded in a genomic region of Pseudodesulfovibrio mercurii:
- a CDS encoding TIGR02186 family protein: protein MPKFASLCAALAAVLFLALPVHAETPVKMTLRPNLVTIGTGFNGTRVTITGTVPQGSSAVIRLLGEPHDKTFKKKGKALGLLWMNLGAVEIRGVPDVFLMGTDGASEADWEHSDLAFASVKGDTEDWIYDEFIKLMEQDGFYEVENGVVQYTGEEGGVRSFRAELSIPSAMHQGVYRVEVLAVKDGKIVDMAAEELHTKLVGLPAFLAKLAFDHSLLYGVAAVIIAILAGLFMSVVFQERGSAH, encoded by the coding sequence ATGCCCAAGTTCGCATCCCTTTGCGCGGCCCTTGCCGCCGTCCTGTTCCTGGCCCTTCCGGTCCATGCCGAGACCCCGGTCAAGATGACCCTGCGGCCCAACCTGGTGACCATCGGCACCGGCTTCAACGGGACCAGGGTGACCATCACCGGCACGGTCCCCCAGGGCTCCAGCGCGGTCATCCGCCTGCTCGGCGAGCCGCACGACAAGACCTTCAAGAAGAAGGGCAAGGCGCTCGGCCTGCTGTGGATGAACCTCGGGGCCGTGGAGATCCGGGGCGTGCCCGACGTCTTCCTCATGGGCACCGACGGCGCGTCCGAGGCCGACTGGGAACACTCGGACCTCGCCTTCGCCTCGGTCAAGGGCGATACCGAAGACTGGATCTATGACGAGTTCATCAAGCTCATGGAGCAGGACGGCTTCTACGAGGTGGAGAACGGCGTGGTCCAGTACACCGGCGAGGAGGGCGGCGTGCGCTCCTTCCGGGCCGAGCTGTCCATCCCCTCGGCCATGCACCAGGGCGTGTACCGGGTCGAGGTCCTGGCCGTGAAGGACGGCAAAATCGTGGACATGGCAGCCGAGGAGCTGCACACCAAGCTCGTGGGCCTGCCCGCCTTCCTGGCCAAACTGGCCTTCGATCATTCGCTGCTCTACGGCGTGGCCGCCGTGATCATCGCCATCCTGGCCGGGCTGTTCATGAGCGTGGTCTTCCAGGAACGCGGGAGCGCCCACTAG
- a CDS encoding PEP/pyruvate-binding domain-containing protein has protein sequence MFGLLDHIRTRLLRRRRRERVSLAALFRQFQQVLELNNRILTAIASMHDKLGGDYIFDVQYLRTSKQFIVDTVRELIDAFDAMAPGRYPGLYAIFRDIRHKLESEMERRPVLPDVMAMAFADIRLKDMDAAGAKSTRLAMIAEASAGAVPPGFAVTTSAYRLFMELNDIEEEIVGLEGAWRDGTMTVQEASGKIRSRILAGSIPPRVRRAMGRELDNLRRGAGEGALRLAVRSSAWGEDGDLSFAGQYDSFLNVRPEDLHDAYRKVLASTYSPAAMEYRREYDFKPDEVFMAVSVQAMVEARTSGVVYSLSPVRSGESGIEIAAAWGLGSPVVAGEVEADRFLVSREPAHALLRESVAHKKTALLPGPEGSVFTGEVEASLRDRPSLSPAEIRLLADTAIRLEQYFKKPQDMEFAFDRDGALIVLQSRPLRMEVYDDPHSPDLSDVLKGYPVLLSGEGDVAQQGVGSGPVFVAWEGRDLEEFPVGAILLAHLSSPQYAAVLPKASGVITDIGSPLGHMATIAREYRVPALLNVSRATLVLKEGDVITLDAEQKTVYQGLVRELRLHDFMSDRMEETYEYRLLRRMLKLIEPLYLVDPEDGGFTPQGCRTMHDIARFIHEKAVEILTELPTSSGAGEACPGGRLELPVPLDLVVLDIGGGLDASCAGDVDTPSRRRTVRPDQVRSETLRAFIDGVTSEGVWQSSPVPVDFSSFMSSMTRTFSADSAGVKRMGQNLAVVSDRYLHLSLKLGYHFTLIDCYRSEDDSRNSVQFRFAGGVTGAVRRSRRARFLAEVLNGFDFSVTVKDDLVVARAKGWMARDLGRLMRILGLLVAYTRQLDVSMVSDAVIYEHCQEFEHIAEEAVGN, from the coding sequence ATGTTCGGCTTGCTCGATCACATCCGCACCAGGCTGCTGCGCAGGCGGCGCAGGGAACGCGTGTCCCTGGCCGCCCTGTTCCGGCAGTTCCAGCAGGTGCTCGAGTTGAACAACCGCATCCTCACGGCCATCGCCTCCATGCACGACAAGCTGGGCGGGGACTACATCTTCGACGTGCAGTACCTGCGCACCTCGAAGCAGTTCATCGTGGATACGGTCCGGGAGCTCATCGACGCCTTCGACGCCATGGCCCCGGGCCGGTATCCCGGCCTGTACGCCATCTTCCGCGACATCCGCCACAAGCTGGAGAGCGAGATGGAGCGCAGGCCCGTGCTGCCCGACGTCATGGCCATGGCCTTTGCGGACATCCGCCTGAAGGACATGGACGCGGCAGGGGCCAAGTCCACCCGCCTGGCCATGATCGCCGAGGCCTCGGCCGGGGCCGTGCCGCCCGGTTTCGCGGTGACCACCTCGGCCTACCGGCTGTTCATGGAACTCAATGACATCGAGGAGGAGATCGTCGGGCTGGAGGGGGCCTGGCGCGACGGGACCATGACCGTGCAGGAGGCCTCGGGCAAGATCCGCTCGCGCATCCTGGCCGGGTCCATCCCGCCGCGCGTGCGCCGGGCCATGGGCCGCGAACTCGACAACCTGCGCCGGGGAGCCGGGGAGGGCGCCCTGCGCCTGGCCGTGCGCAGTTCGGCCTGGGGCGAGGACGGGGACCTGTCCTTCGCCGGGCAGTACGACAGCTTCCTGAACGTCCGGCCCGAGGACCTGCACGACGCCTACCGCAAGGTCCTGGCCTCCACCTATTCCCCGGCGGCCATGGAGTACCGGCGCGAGTACGACTTCAAGCCGGACGAGGTCTTCATGGCCGTGTCCGTGCAGGCCATGGTCGAGGCCCGGACCAGCGGGGTGGTCTATTCCCTGTCCCCGGTCCGGTCCGGCGAGAGCGGCATCGAGATCGCCGCCGCCTGGGGGCTCGGCTCCCCGGTGGTCGCGGGCGAGGTCGAGGCGGACCGTTTCCTGGTCTCGCGCGAGCCCGCCCACGCCCTGCTCCGGGAGAGCGTGGCCCACAAGAAGACGGCCCTGCTGCCCGGCCCCGAGGGGTCCGTGTTCACCGGGGAGGTGGAAGCCTCCCTGCGCGACCGGCCCAGCCTGTCGCCCGCCGAGATCCGGCTGCTGGCGGACACGGCCATCCGCCTGGAACAGTATTTCAAGAAGCCCCAGGACATGGAGTTCGCCTTTGACCGCGACGGCGCGCTCATCGTGCTCCAGTCCCGGCCCCTGCGCATGGAGGTGTACGACGATCCGCACTCCCCGGACCTGAGCGACGTCCTCAAGGGGTATCCGGTGCTCCTCAGCGGCGAGGGCGACGTGGCCCAGCAGGGCGTGGGCTCGGGCCCGGTCTTCGTGGCCTGGGAGGGGCGCGACCTGGAGGAATTTCCCGTGGGCGCCATCCTGCTGGCCCACCTGTCGTCGCCCCAGTACGCCGCGGTCCTGCCCAAGGCCTCGGGTGTCATCACCGACATCGGCTCGCCCCTCGGGCACATGGCCACCATCGCCCGCGAGTACCGGGTGCCCGCCCTGCTCAACGTCAGCCGGGCCACCCTGGTCCTCAAGGAGGGCGACGTGATCACCCTGGATGCCGAGCAGAAGACCGTCTACCAGGGGCTGGTCCGCGAGCTGCGCCTGCACGACTTCATGAGCGACCGCATGGAGGAGACCTACGAGTACCGGCTGTTGCGGCGCATGCTCAAGCTCATCGAGCCCCTCTACCTGGTGGACCCCGAGGACGGCGGCTTCACGCCCCAGGGATGCCGGACCATGCACGACATCGCCCGGTTCATTCACGAGAAGGCCGTGGAGATCCTGACCGAGCTGCCGACTTCGTCCGGGGCCGGGGAGGCCTGTCCCGGCGGGCGGCTGGAGCTCCCGGTGCCCCTGGACCTGGTGGTCCTGGACATCGGCGGCGGCCTGGACGCGTCCTGCGCCGGGGACGTGGACACGCCCAGCCGCAGGCGGACCGTCCGCCCGGACCAGGTCCGCTCCGAGACCCTGCGCGCCTTCATCGACGGCGTGACCTCCGAGGGGGTCTGGCAGTCCAGCCCCGTGCCCGTGGACTTCTCGAGCTTCATGTCGAGCATGACCCGGACCTTTTCGGCGGACTCGGCCGGGGTCAAGCGCATGGGCCAGAACCTGGCCGTGGTCTCGGACCGTTACCTGCACCTGAGCCTGAAGCTCGGTTACCACTTCACGCTCATCGACTGCTACCGGAGCGAGGACGACTCGCGCAACAGCGTGCAGTTCCGCTTTGCGGGCGGGGTGACCGGGGCGGTCCGGCGGTCGCGCAGGGCGCGCTTCCTGGCCGAGGTCCTGAACGGCTTTGACTTCTCCGTGACCGTCAAGGACGACCTGGTGGTGGCCCGGGCCAAGGGATGGATGGCCCGCGACCTGGGACGGCTCATGCGCATCCTCGGGCTGCTGGTGGCCTACACCCGCCAGTTGGACGTCTCCATGGTCAGCGACGCCGTGATTTACGAGCATTGTCAGGAGTTTGAACACATCGCCGAAGAGGCGGTGGGCAATTAG
- a CDS encoding sigma-54-dependent transcriptional regulator — MRFRAAVIDDEAQAAKMVGRALGKLGFEVETFGLGHNFLARMAEDPFQLAFIDLKLPDMDGIEILEAVKTGFENVEAVIITGHGSIASAVEATAKGAANYIVKPFRLQEIRTVAREAMEKLELRAENRRLREALDEAPPLKDFLGAGQAMLDVFAMIRKVAPVNCTVLLQADTGTGKERAAKAIHDLSPRRNKTFVSFNCGGFTEELISSELFGHEKGAFTGATATKIGLLESANGGTVFLDEIGEMPLNMQVKLLHVIQDRRILRVGGTQPIDLDIRIIAATNRDLEEAMAAGRFREDLFYRLNVVRIYLPTLAERREDIPLLANHFLAAFNARFGKDVTAISPQAMEVLTQYNYPGNVRELENIVQRAVALADGEVIGLRELPPDLLNLTFSNLGTPGLLPLEEVEKRHILRVLEATGHNKGLASSILGIPRTTLWRRLKKFGLAGDED, encoded by the coding sequence ATGCGCTTCCGGGCGGCGGTCATCGACGACGAGGCCCAGGCCGCGAAGATGGTCGGCAGGGCGCTCGGCAAGCTCGGCTTCGAGGTGGAGACCTTCGGGCTGGGTCACAATTTCCTGGCGCGCATGGCCGAGGACCCCTTCCAGCTCGCCTTCATCGACCTGAAGCTGCCGGACATGGACGGCATCGAGATCCTGGAGGCGGTCAAGACCGGGTTCGAGAACGTGGAGGCCGTGATCATCACCGGCCACGGGTCCATCGCCTCGGCCGTGGAGGCCACGGCCAAGGGCGCGGCCAACTACATCGTCAAGCCCTTCCGGCTCCAGGAGATCCGCACCGTGGCCCGGGAGGCCATGGAGAAGCTCGAACTGCGCGCGGAGAACCGGCGGCTCAGGGAGGCCCTGGACGAGGCCCCGCCGCTCAAGGACTTTCTCGGGGCCGGCCAGGCCATGCTCGACGTCTTCGCCATGATCCGCAAGGTCGCGCCGGTCAACTGCACGGTCCTGCTCCAGGCCGACACGGGCACGGGCAAGGAGCGCGCGGCCAAGGCCATTCACGACCTCTCGCCTCGCAGGAACAAGACCTTCGTCTCCTTCAACTGCGGCGGGTTCACCGAGGAACTCATCTCCAGCGAGCTGTTCGGCCACGAGAAGGGGGCCTTCACCGGGGCCACGGCCACCAAGATCGGCCTGCTCGAATCGGCCAACGGCGGCACGGTCTTCCTGGACGAGATCGGCGAGATGCCCCTGAACATGCAGGTCAAGTTGCTCCACGTCATCCAGGACCGGCGCATCCTGCGCGTGGGCGGTACCCAGCCCATCGACCTGGACATCCGCATCATCGCGGCCACCAACCGCGACCTGGAGGAGGCCATGGCCGCCGGGCGGTTCCGCGAGGACCTGTTCTACCGCCTCAACGTGGTCCGCATCTACCTGCCCACCCTGGCCGAGCGGCGCGAGGACATCCCGCTCCTGGCCAACCATTTCCTGGCCGCCTTCAACGCCCGGTTCGGCAAGGACGTGACCGCCATCTCGCCCCAGGCCATGGAGGTCCTGACCCAGTACAACTATCCGGGCAACGTCCGCGAGCTGGAGAACATCGTCCAGCGCGCCGTGGCCCTGGCCGACGGCGAGGTCATCGGCCTGCGCGAGCTGCCTCCAGACCTGCTCAACCTGACCTTCAGCAACCTGGGCACCCCCGGCCTGCTCCCCCTGGAGGAGGTCGAGAAGCGCCACATCCTCCGCGTGCTCGAGGCCACCGGCCACAACAAGGGGCTGGCCAGCTCCATCCTGGGCATTCCCCGGACCACCCTGTGGCGGCGGCTCAAGAAATTCGGCCTGGCCGGGGACGAGGACTGA
- a CDS encoding 4Fe-4S dicluster domain-containing protein, with protein sequence MSTIKTTDQASVEETATDYVAVQEETLPSKGEGISRRKMLGFLGVQVVAAGTLAGVAMAAPKNFKPENYNRGISPDQLPNTRAWLVSDPTTCVGCRTCEIICSLAHDDVCRPALARIHTTYDPQHKLVKLAVMPDVCRQCNMADCYLACEYDALVLDKKTGARIIDPAKCQGCGECFAACPYDMIVENKEKSIFSKCDLCGGDPMCVKFCPADALKFIQLG encoded by the coding sequence GTGAGCACCATCAAGACAACGGACCAAGCATCGGTAGAAGAGACGGCCACCGATTACGTGGCGGTCCAGGAAGAAACGTTACCGTCAAAGGGCGAGGGCATCAGCCGACGCAAGATGCTCGGTTTCCTGGGCGTCCAGGTCGTGGCCGCCGGGACCCTGGCCGGCGTGGCCATGGCCGCCCCGAAGAATTTCAAGCCCGAAAACTACAACCGCGGGATATCCCCGGACCAGCTGCCCAACACCCGGGCCTGGCTGGTCTCCGACCCGACCACCTGCGTGGGCTGCCGGACCTGCGAGATCATCTGCTCGCTGGCCCACGACGACGTCTGCCGGCCCGCCCTGGCCCGCATCCACACCACCTACGATCCCCAGCACAAGCTGGTCAAGCTGGCGGTCATGCCCGACGTCTGCCGTCAGTGCAACATGGCCGACTGCTACCTGGCCTGCGAATACGACGCGCTGGTCCTGGACAAGAAGACCGGGGCCCGGATCATCGACCCGGCCAAGTGCCAGGGATGCGGCGAATGCTTCGCCGCCTGCCCCTACGACATGATCGTGGAGAACAAGGAGAAGAGCATCTTCTCCAAGTGCGACCTGTGCGGCGGCGACCCCATGTGCGTCAAGTTCTGCCCGGCTGACGCGCTGAAGTTCATCCAACTCGGCTAA
- a CDS encoding response regulator translates to MTATSKTSILILDDEPIVSKRLQPALEKRGYEVESFYESAKAMARIRERTFDIVVTDLKMEGVDGMQFLAEVKTLSPRTEVIVITGFATMDTAKESMRKGVFDFLAKPFKLGEIQEVIRKAEEHIRLGR, encoded by the coding sequence ATGACCGCCACATCGAAGACCAGTATTCTCATTCTCGACGACGAACCCATCGTCAGCAAGCGGTTGCAGCCCGCCCTGGAAAAGAGGGGCTACGAGGTGGAGAGCTTCTACGAAAGCGCCAAAGCCATGGCCCGCATCCGCGAGCGGACCTTCGACATCGTCGTCACCGACCTCAAGATGGAGGGCGTGGACGGCATGCAGTTCCTGGCCGAGGTCAAGACGCTCTCGCCGCGCACCGAGGTCATCGTCATCACCGGGTTCGCCACCATGGACACGGCCAAGGAGTCCATGCGCAAGGGCGTGTTCGACTTCCTGGCCAAGCCGTTCAAGCTCGGCGAGATCCAGGAAGTCATCAGGAAGGCCGAGGAACACATCCGTCTCGGCCGGTGA
- a CDS encoding universal stress protein, translating into MKILVAVDENAYSRYAVRQAARLAANTWADVVMLAIEKSRSYIAEEELDPSHAHPRLRLLGRYREDFLEALGPGADLYDRRADAPWMRRGDKVLEQDLSGRKAFKLHLRGGDPVKAITTEARAEGCDLIILGCGHHEGGWGRGSDVPGRVADAADCSVFVIREEPATSRVVCCLDHADISQESLELINQWVTIYAAGLEVVGVLRKGELREPVEVSMGEVLDYYLKRDVHALIRVVDEDSLETFIESGRKDDLMALWLKHKSPLERIFHSKRVNALVNHASSSMLILR; encoded by the coding sequence ATGAAGATTCTCGTCGCCGTGGATGAAAACGCCTACAGCCGGTACGCCGTGCGCCAGGCCGCCCGCCTGGCGGCCAACACCTGGGCCGACGTGGTCATGCTGGCCATCGAAAAGAGCCGTTCCTACATCGCCGAGGAGGAGCTGGACCCGAGCCACGCCCATCCCCGCCTGCGGCTGCTGGGCCGCTACCGGGAGGACTTCCTCGAGGCCCTGGGCCCCGGCGCGGACCTGTACGACCGGCGCGCGGACGCCCCGTGGATGCGCCGGGGGGACAAGGTCCTGGAACAGGACCTCTCCGGGCGCAAGGCCTTCAAGCTCCACCTGCGCGGCGGGGACCCGGTCAAGGCCATCACCACCGAGGCCCGGGCCGAGGGGTGCGACCTGATCATCCTCGGCTGCGGCCACCACGAGGGCGGCTGGGGCCGGGGGTCGGACGTGCCCGGCCGGGTGGCCGACGCGGCCGACTGTTCGGTTTTCGTCATCCGCGAGGAGCCGGCCACCTCGCGGGTGGTCTGCTGCCTGGACCACGCGGACATCTCTCAGGAGTCCCTGGAACTCATCAACCAGTGGGTGACCATCTACGCCGCCGGGCTGGAGGTGGTCGGCGTGCTCAGGAAGGGCGAGCTGCGCGAGCCCGTGGAGGTCAGTATGGGCGAGGTCCTGGACTACTACCTGAAGCGGGACGTCCACGCCCTGATCCGGGTGGTGGACGAGGACTCGCTCGAGACCTTCATCGAGTCCGGGCGCAAGGACGACCTCATGGCCCTGTGGCTCAAGCACAAGTCGCCCCTGGAACGAATCTTTCACTCCAAAAGGGTCAATGCGTTGGTTAATCACGCCTCCTCATCCATGCTTATCCTGCGCTGA
- a CDS encoding sensor histidine kinase: MQSLKIKVLLVVVAFVLFMLLTMGMYWWNIVAFRERLTVMDEFHDVVSDILETRRYEKNFMFYPEPGSLGEALVYLDRAEHTVALLQPKIVEIAGRDVYDGLLDDIAAYRTLLHALANGDRSVADDTRQHGTRLVEGAQSLLATKKQAIHDALDRILFMPLAVMSLILISITAVYLWQARKILDRLDYVQRAAEGVAKGDYEAIQHLTSQDPISEMMRSAFQSMAAQLDDRQEQLIEARKLVSIGTLTSGIAHELNNPLNNVSLTADTLLEELDDLPEAEVRELLGDIINETGRASEVVRNLLDFSREEERPLARLSMNNVIRQTLKLVGNQLSLNGIKVEADLPEGLPDIHGDMHYLQQVFINLFLNADQAMEKGGTLGVKVRRDHDRLCVDVSDTGCGMDRDTLSRIFDPFFTTKPVGKGTGLGLSIIYGILKKHGGGIDVQSEEGVGTTFTVCLPVLADEAAPAAGTGEEAA, translated from the coding sequence ATGCAGTCGTTGAAGATCAAGGTCCTTCTGGTGGTCGTCGCCTTTGTCCTGTTCATGCTCCTGACCATGGGCATGTACTGGTGGAACATCGTGGCCTTCCGCGAGCGGCTGACCGTCATGGACGAGTTCCACGACGTGGTCTCGGACATCCTGGAGACCCGGCGCTACGAGAAGAACTTCATGTTCTACCCCGAGCCGGGCAGCCTGGGCGAGGCCCTGGTCTATCTGGACCGCGCCGAGCACACCGTGGCCCTGCTCCAGCCCAAGATCGTGGAGATCGCGGGCCGGGACGTCTACGACGGCCTGCTCGACGACATTGCCGCCTACCGCACGCTGCTGCACGCCCTGGCCAACGGCGACAGATCCGTGGCCGACGACACCCGGCAGCACGGCACCCGGCTGGTGGAGGGGGCCCAGTCCCTGCTGGCCACCAAGAAGCAGGCCATCCACGACGCCCTGGACCGCATCCTGTTCATGCCCCTGGCGGTCATGTCCCTGATCCTCATCTCCATCACCGCGGTCTACCTGTGGCAGGCGCGCAAGATCCTGGACCGCCTGGACTACGTGCAGCGGGCCGCCGAGGGCGTGGCCAAGGGGGACTACGAGGCCATCCAGCACCTGACCAGCCAGGACCCCATCTCCGAGATGATGCGCTCCGCCTTCCAGTCCATGGCCGCCCAGCTGGACGACCGCCAGGAGCAGCTCATCGAGGCCCGCAAGCTGGTCTCCATCGGCACCCTGACCTCGGGCATCGCCCACGAGCTGAACAACCCGCTGAACAACGTCTCCCTGACTGCCGACACGCTTCTGGAGGAGTTGGACGACCTGCCCGAGGCCGAGGTTCGCGAGCTTCTGGGCGACATCATCAACGAGACCGGCCGGGCCTCGGAGGTGGTCCGCAACCTTCTGGACTTCTCGCGCGAGGAGGAGCGGCCCCTGGCCCGGCTGAGCATGAACAACGTCATCCGCCAGACCCTCAAGCTGGTGGGCAACCAGCTCTCCCTGAACGGCATCAAGGTGGAGGCCGACCTGCCCGAGGGGCTGCCGGACATCCACGGCGACATGCACTACCTCCAGCAGGTCTTCATCAACCTCTTTCTCAACGCGGACCAGGCCATGGAAAAGGGCGGCACCCTGGGCGTGAAGGTCCGCAGGGACCACGACCGGCTGTGCGTGGACGTGTCCGACACCGGCTGCGGCATGGACAGGGACACCCTGAGCCGCATCTTCGATCCCTTCTTCACCACCAAGCCCGTGGGCAAGGGCACGGGGCTTGGGCTGTCCATCATCTACGGCATCCTCAAGAAGCACGGCGGGGGGATCGACGTGCAGAGCGAGGAGGGCGTGGGCACGACTTTCACCGTCTGTCTGCCCGTGCTGGCCGACGAAGCCGCCCCGGCCGCCGGGACCGGCGAGGAGGCGGCGTGA
- a CDS encoding universal stress protein, whose translation MKNVLIVVDKSESSLWLAYYAMGLTRRMAVNVSILMVVDEEFDGIEDDGEWIGSPEKRLESILAEGRSEGARLDYYVVRGRMEEEIPKFIRENNVTKLFIGAPPSGRQSLYSKLMKVIDAVNTTTRCEVEVVQKVSAHGKRK comes from the coding sequence ATGAAGAACGTACTGATCGTAGTGGACAAATCGGAATCCAGCCTGTGGCTCGCCTATTACGCCATGGGACTGACCCGGCGCATGGCCGTCAACGTCTCCATCCTCATGGTGGTGGACGAGGAGTTCGACGGCATCGAGGACGACGGGGAGTGGATCGGATCGCCCGAGAAGCGGCTGGAATCGATCCTGGCCGAAGGCCGCTCCGAGGGCGCCCGCCTCGATTACTACGTGGTCCGCGGGCGGATGGAGGAGGAGATCCCCAAGTTCATTCGCGAGAACAACGTGACCAAGCTCTTCATCGGAGCCCCTCCGTCTGGCCGCCAGTCCCTCTATTCCAAGCTGATGAAGGTGATTGACGCGGTGAACACCACCACCCGCTGCGAGGTGGAGGTGGTGCAGAAGGTGTCCGCGCACGGCAAGCGCAAGTGA
- a CDS encoding universal stress protein: MDMLKALVPVEMTLASNVALRYLCRKAELLGIAVQPVHVEEPDHKPHSSETGWIRRSWESGLRQAGLEEVQRILNSEKLDCFILPNPIVRVGDREDTLLEELRLGGYDFFVEGEVANFNTGAFRKRLRSKLYRQMPCPVLLVRNMIQSDRLVLLLDEKTDVDSLAGRFHHLFGSRAVDFDLCAYAMDDLHRDPHPDELLAEGRELLGKLGHAPARAFTLLGAPETAARSLGDYGMIVAHMDRRSNRKSPLTEVLGLVSSPILICW, from the coding sequence ATGGACATGCTGAAAGCCCTTGTCCCCGTGGAAATGACGTTGGCGTCCAATGTGGCCCTGCGATACCTGTGCCGGAAGGCGGAACTGCTCGGCATCGCCGTGCAGCCCGTCCACGTGGAGGAGCCGGACCACAAGCCGCACTCGTCGGAGACCGGCTGGATACGCCGCTCCTGGGAGTCGGGCCTGCGTCAGGCCGGGCTTGAGGAGGTGCAGCGCATCCTGAACAGCGAGAAGCTCGACTGCTTCATCCTGCCCAACCCCATCGTCCGCGTGGGCGACCGCGAGGACACCCTGCTCGAGGAGCTGCGCCTGGGCGGCTACGACTTCTTCGTGGAAGGGGAGGTGGCCAACTTCAACACCGGGGCCTTCCGCAAGCGGCTGCGCTCCAAGCTCTACCGCCAGATGCCCTGCCCGGTCCTGCTGGTGCGCAACATGATCCAGTCCGACCGGCTGGTCCTGCTCCTGGACGAGAAGACCGACGTGGACTCCCTGGCGGGCCGCTTCCATCACCTGTTCGGCTCCCGGGCCGTGGATTTCGACCTGTGCGCCTACGCCATGGACGACCTGCACCGGGACCCGCACCCGGACGAGCTCCTGGCCGAGGGCCGGGAGCTCCTCGGCAAGCTCGGCCACGCCCCGGCCCGCGCCTTCACCCTGCTGGGCGCGCCCGAGACCGCGGCCCGCAGCCTGGGCGACTACGGCATGATCGTGGCCCACATGGACCGCAGGTCCAACCGCAAGTCGCCCCTGACCGAGGTCCTGGGCCTGGTCTCCAGCCCCATCCTCATTTGCTGGTAA
- a CDS encoding sulfite exporter TauE/SafE family protein — translation MFHMYLPIAGNSVNVFLVFALGGFVGLLSGIFGVGGGFLMTPLLIMFGIPPTVAAASDSNQIVGASTSGCLAHYRLGNVDFKMGILLLVGGVLGGFGGVQVIKVLKAMGNADFLINVTYVLMLGGVGSYMFIESVQSLRKKEPEPGAAARPVRKSRYAVMMEKLPFQTDFVKSGVRLSMLMPLVLGVLVGVLAAIMGVGGGFIMVPIMVYLLRMPMHVVVGTSLFQILFTCINVTILQSYTNHTVDFVLAVLLLLGSTLGAQFGTRISRKLKGEQLKILLATLVLAVMVKMLLNLLVTPDVLLAIAGGH, via the coding sequence ATGTTTCATATGTATCTTCCCATCGCCGGGAACAGCGTCAACGTGTTCCTGGTGTTCGCCCTGGGAGGGTTCGTCGGCCTGCTGTCCGGCATCTTCGGTGTCGGCGGCGGGTTCCTGATGACGCCGCTGCTGATCATGTTCGGCATCCCGCCGACCGTGGCCGCGGCCTCGGATTCCAACCAGATCGTGGGCGCGTCCACCTCGGGCTGCCTGGCCCACTACCGGCTGGGCAACGTGGACTTCAAGATGGGCATCCTGCTCCTCGTCGGCGGCGTGCTCGGCGGCTTCGGCGGCGTCCAGGTCATCAAGGTCCTGAAGGCCATGGGCAACGCCGACTTCCTGATCAACGTCACCTACGTGCTCATGCTCGGTGGCGTGGGCTCGTACATGTTCATCGAGTCCGTGCAGAGCCTGCGCAAGAAGGAGCCCGAACCGGGCGCCGCGGCCAGGCCGGTCAGGAAATCGCGCTACGCGGTCATGATGGAGAAGCTCCCGTTCCAGACAGACTTCGTCAAGTCCGGGGTGCGCCTGTCCATGCTCATGCCCCTGGTCCTCGGCGTCCTGGTGGGCGTGCTCGCGGCCATCATGGGCGTGGGCGGCGGCTTCATCATGGTCCCGATCATGGTCTACCTGCTGCGCATGCCCATGCACGTGGTCGTCGGCACCAGCCTGTTCCAGATCCTGTTCACCTGCATCAACGTGACCATCCTGCAATCCTACACCAACCACACCGTGGACTTCGTCCTGGCGGTCCTGCTCCTGCTCGGCTCCACCCTGGGCGCGCAGTTCGGCACCCGCATCAGCCGCAAGCTCAAGGGCGAACAGCTCAAGATCCTGCTGGCCACCCTGGTCCTGGCCGTCATGGTCAAGATGCTGCTCAACCTGCTGGTCACGCCCGACGTGCTGCTGGCCATCGCCGGAGGTCACTAG